The following coding sequences are from one Mus pahari chromosome X, PAHARI_EIJ_v1.1, whole genome shotgun sequence window:
- the Fam122b gene encoding protein FAM122B isoform X1, translating into MAQEKMELDLEADTSEGATLRRSNSAPLIHVLSDLSQVFEPYPLRTGRNSTAIMSHHSLEEGLDMMNRETTNEREAQAGMQISQSWDESLSLSDSDFDKPEKLYSPKRIDFIPVSPAPSPTRGFGKQCLSPTLQMFVSSSGMPPSPVPNPRHFSSRRSQSPVKCIRPSVLGPLKRKGEMETESQPKRPFQGTTSMLSSDPAQLSDFSSCSDILDGSSVSSGLSSDSLATGSAPAESPVACSNSCSSFILMDDLSPKWCYQGEEIPALTRCVEHLQMNE; encoded by the exons ATGGCTCAGGAGAAAATGGAGCTGGATTTGGAGGCTGACACATCTGAGGGGGCCACCCTGAGACGGTCCAACAGTGCTCCCCTGATCCATGTGCTCAG tgaCCTTTCACAGGTTTTTGAGCCATATCCACTTAGAACTGGGAGGAACAGTACGGCAATTATGAGCCATCATAGCTTG GAAGAAGGCCTGGATATGATGAACAGAGAAACTACAAATGAAAG ggaaGCACAAGCAGGGATGCAGATAAGCCAGTCATGGGATGAAAGCCTGAGCCTG AGTGATAGTGATTTTGACAAGCCAGAGAAATTATATTCTCCCAAAAGAATTGACTTCATTCcagtttctccagctccttccccaACCAGAGGATTTGGAAAG CAATGCTTGTCACCAACCTTGCAAATGTTTGTGAGCAGCAGCGGGATGCCACCAAGTCCTGTTCCCAATCCAAGACATTTTTCAAG CAGGAGGAGTCAGAGCCCAGTCAAGTGCATTAGGCCCAGTGTTCTTGGTCCTCTGAAGAGAAAAG gggaaatggagacagaaagccAGCCTAAGAGACCCTTCCAAGGCACCACCAGCATGCTGTCTTCCGATCCTGCACAATTGTCTGATTTCAGTTCATg TTCAGATATTTTGGATGGCAGTAGTGTCAGCAGTGGCTTGTCCTCAGACTCACTGGCTACAGGCAGCGCTCCTGCAGAGTCTCCAGTAGCATGCTCCAATTCATGCTCTTCGTTCATCTTGATGGATGATCTCTCACCCAA GTGGTGTTATCAAGGAGAAGAAATTCCTGCCTTGACCAGATGTGTGGAGCATCTACAAATGAACGAATAG
- the Fam122b gene encoding protein FAM122B isoform X5 — protein MAQEKMELDLEADTSEGATLRRSNSAPLIHVLSDLSQVFEPYPLRTGRNSTAIMSHHSLEEGLDMMNRETTNEREAQAGMQISQSWDESLSLSDSDFDKPEKLYSPKRIDFIPVSPAPSPTRGFGKQCLSPTLQMFVSSSGMPPSPVPNPRHFSSRRSQSPVKCIRPSVLGPLKRKGEMETESQPKRPFQGTTSMLSSDPAQLSDFSSWWCYQGEEIPALTRCVEHLQMNE, from the exons ATGGCTCAGGAGAAAATGGAGCTGGATTTGGAGGCTGACACATCTGAGGGGGCCACCCTGAGACGGTCCAACAGTGCTCCCCTGATCCATGTGCTCAG tgaCCTTTCACAGGTTTTTGAGCCATATCCACTTAGAACTGGGAGGAACAGTACGGCAATTATGAGCCATCATAGCTTG GAAGAAGGCCTGGATATGATGAACAGAGAAACTACAAATGAAAG ggaaGCACAAGCAGGGATGCAGATAAGCCAGTCATGGGATGAAAGCCTGAGCCTG AGTGATAGTGATTTTGACAAGCCAGAGAAATTATATTCTCCCAAAAGAATTGACTTCATTCcagtttctccagctccttccccaACCAGAGGATTTGGAAAG CAATGCTTGTCACCAACCTTGCAAATGTTTGTGAGCAGCAGCGGGATGCCACCAAGTCCTGTTCCCAATCCAAGACATTTTTCAAG CAGGAGGAGTCAGAGCCCAGTCAAGTGCATTAGGCCCAGTGTTCTTGGTCCTCTGAAGAGAAAAG gggaaatggagacagaaagccAGCCTAAGAGACCCTTCCAAGGCACCACCAGCATGCTGTCTTCCGATCCTGCACAATTGTCTGATTTCAGTTCATg GTGGTGTTATCAAGGAGAAGAAATTCCTGCCTTGACCAGATGTGTGGAGCATCTACAAATGAACGAATAG
- the Fam122b gene encoding protein FAM122B isoform X2 has product MAQEKMELDLEADTSEGATLRRSNSAPLIHVLSDLSQVFEPYPLRTGRNSTAIMSHHSLEEGLDMMNRETTNEREAQAGMQISQSWDESLSLSDSDFDKPEKLYSPKRIDFIPVSPAPSPTRGFGKQCLSPTLQMFVSSSGMPPSPVPNPRHFSRRSQSPVKCIRPSVLGPLKRKGEMETESQPKRPFQGTTSMLSSDPAQLSDFSSCSDILDGSSVSSGLSSDSLATGSAPAESPVACSNSCSSFILMDDLSPKWCYQGEEIPALTRCVEHLQMNE; this is encoded by the exons ATGGCTCAGGAGAAAATGGAGCTGGATTTGGAGGCTGACACATCTGAGGGGGCCACCCTGAGACGGTCCAACAGTGCTCCCCTGATCCATGTGCTCAG tgaCCTTTCACAGGTTTTTGAGCCATATCCACTTAGAACTGGGAGGAACAGTACGGCAATTATGAGCCATCATAGCTTG GAAGAAGGCCTGGATATGATGAACAGAGAAACTACAAATGAAAG ggaaGCACAAGCAGGGATGCAGATAAGCCAGTCATGGGATGAAAGCCTGAGCCTG AGTGATAGTGATTTTGACAAGCCAGAGAAATTATATTCTCCCAAAAGAATTGACTTCATTCcagtttctccagctccttccccaACCAGAGGATTTGGAAAG CAATGCTTGTCACCAACCTTGCAAATGTTTGTGAGCAGCAGCGGGATGCCACCAAGTCCTGTTCCCAATCCAAGACATTTTTCAAG GAGGAGTCAGAGCCCAGTCAAGTGCATTAGGCCCAGTGTTCTTGGTCCTCTGAAGAGAAAAG gggaaatggagacagaaagccAGCCTAAGAGACCCTTCCAAGGCACCACCAGCATGCTGTCTTCCGATCCTGCACAATTGTCTGATTTCAGTTCATg TTCAGATATTTTGGATGGCAGTAGTGTCAGCAGTGGCTTGTCCTCAGACTCACTGGCTACAGGCAGCGCTCCTGCAGAGTCTCCAGTAGCATGCTCCAATTCATGCTCTTCGTTCATCTTGATGGATGATCTCTCACCCAA GTGGTGTTATCAAGGAGAAGAAATTCCTGCCTTGACCAGATGTGTGGAGCATCTACAAATGAACGAATAG
- the Fam122b gene encoding protein FAM122B isoform X6 has product MAQEKMELDLEADTSEGATLRRSNSAPLIHVLSDLSQVFEPYPLRTGRNSTAIMSHHSLEEGLDMMNRETTNEREAQAGMQISQSWDESLSLSDSDFDKPEKLYSPKRIDFIPVSPAPSPTRGFGKQCLSPTLQMFVSSSGMPPSPVPNPRHFSRRSQSPVKCIRPSVLGPLKRKGEMETESQPKRPFQGTTSMLSSDPAQLSDFSSWWCYQGEEIPALTRCVEHLQMNE; this is encoded by the exons ATGGCTCAGGAGAAAATGGAGCTGGATTTGGAGGCTGACACATCTGAGGGGGCCACCCTGAGACGGTCCAACAGTGCTCCCCTGATCCATGTGCTCAG tgaCCTTTCACAGGTTTTTGAGCCATATCCACTTAGAACTGGGAGGAACAGTACGGCAATTATGAGCCATCATAGCTTG GAAGAAGGCCTGGATATGATGAACAGAGAAACTACAAATGAAAG ggaaGCACAAGCAGGGATGCAGATAAGCCAGTCATGGGATGAAAGCCTGAGCCTG AGTGATAGTGATTTTGACAAGCCAGAGAAATTATATTCTCCCAAAAGAATTGACTTCATTCcagtttctccagctccttccccaACCAGAGGATTTGGAAAG CAATGCTTGTCACCAACCTTGCAAATGTTTGTGAGCAGCAGCGGGATGCCACCAAGTCCTGTTCCCAATCCAAGACATTTTTCAAG GAGGAGTCAGAGCCCAGTCAAGTGCATTAGGCCCAGTGTTCTTGGTCCTCTGAAGAGAAAAG gggaaatggagacagaaagccAGCCTAAGAGACCCTTCCAAGGCACCACCAGCATGCTGTCTTCCGATCCTGCACAATTGTCTGATTTCAGTTCATg GTGGTGTTATCAAGGAGAAGAAATTCCTGCCTTGACCAGATGTGTGGAGCATCTACAAATGAACGAATAG
- the Fam122b gene encoding protein FAM122B isoform X3, translating into MAQEKMELDLEADTSEGATLRRSNSAPLIHVLSDLSQVFEPYPLRTGRNSTAIMSHHSLEEGLDMMNRETTNEREAQAGMQISQSWDESLSLSDSDFDKPEKLYSPKRIDFIPVSPAPSPTRGFGKQCLSPTLQMFVSSSGMPPSPVPNPRHFSSRRSQSPVKCIRPSVLGPLKRKGEMETESQPKRPFQGTTSMLSSDPAQLSDFSSCSDILDGSSVSSGLSSDSLATGSAPAESPVACSNSCSSFILMDDLSPK; encoded by the exons ATGGCTCAGGAGAAAATGGAGCTGGATTTGGAGGCTGACACATCTGAGGGGGCCACCCTGAGACGGTCCAACAGTGCTCCCCTGATCCATGTGCTCAG tgaCCTTTCACAGGTTTTTGAGCCATATCCACTTAGAACTGGGAGGAACAGTACGGCAATTATGAGCCATCATAGCTTG GAAGAAGGCCTGGATATGATGAACAGAGAAACTACAAATGAAAG ggaaGCACAAGCAGGGATGCAGATAAGCCAGTCATGGGATGAAAGCCTGAGCCTG AGTGATAGTGATTTTGACAAGCCAGAGAAATTATATTCTCCCAAAAGAATTGACTTCATTCcagtttctccagctccttccccaACCAGAGGATTTGGAAAG CAATGCTTGTCACCAACCTTGCAAATGTTTGTGAGCAGCAGCGGGATGCCACCAAGTCCTGTTCCCAATCCAAGACATTTTTCAAG CAGGAGGAGTCAGAGCCCAGTCAAGTGCATTAGGCCCAGTGTTCTTGGTCCTCTGAAGAGAAAAG gggaaatggagacagaaagccAGCCTAAGAGACCCTTCCAAGGCACCACCAGCATGCTGTCTTCCGATCCTGCACAATTGTCTGATTTCAGTTCATg TTCAGATATTTTGGATGGCAGTAGTGTCAGCAGTGGCTTGTCCTCAGACTCACTGGCTACAGGCAGCGCTCCTGCAGAGTCTCCAGTAGCATGCTCCAATTCATGCTCTTCGTTCATCTTGATGGATGATCTCTCACCCAAGTGA
- the Fam122b gene encoding protein FAM122B isoform X4 encodes MAQEKMELDLEADTSEGATLRRSNSAPLIHVLSDLSQVFEPYPLRTGRNSTAIMSHHSLEEGLDMMNRETTNEREAQAGMQISQSWDESLSLSDSDFDKPEKLYSPKRIDFIPVSPAPSPTRGFGKQCLSPTLQMFVSSSGMPPSPVPNPRHFSRRSQSPVKCIRPSVLGPLKRKGEMETESQPKRPFQGTTSMLSSDPAQLSDFSSCSDILDGSSVSSGLSSDSLATGSAPAESPVACSNSCSSFILMDDLSPK; translated from the exons ATGGCTCAGGAGAAAATGGAGCTGGATTTGGAGGCTGACACATCTGAGGGGGCCACCCTGAGACGGTCCAACAGTGCTCCCCTGATCCATGTGCTCAG tgaCCTTTCACAGGTTTTTGAGCCATATCCACTTAGAACTGGGAGGAACAGTACGGCAATTATGAGCCATCATAGCTTG GAAGAAGGCCTGGATATGATGAACAGAGAAACTACAAATGAAAG ggaaGCACAAGCAGGGATGCAGATAAGCCAGTCATGGGATGAAAGCCTGAGCCTG AGTGATAGTGATTTTGACAAGCCAGAGAAATTATATTCTCCCAAAAGAATTGACTTCATTCcagtttctccagctccttccccaACCAGAGGATTTGGAAAG CAATGCTTGTCACCAACCTTGCAAATGTTTGTGAGCAGCAGCGGGATGCCACCAAGTCCTGTTCCCAATCCAAGACATTTTTCAAG GAGGAGTCAGAGCCCAGTCAAGTGCATTAGGCCCAGTGTTCTTGGTCCTCTGAAGAGAAAAG gggaaatggagacagaaagccAGCCTAAGAGACCCTTCCAAGGCACCACCAGCATGCTGTCTTCCGATCCTGCACAATTGTCTGATTTCAGTTCATg TTCAGATATTTTGGATGGCAGTAGTGTCAGCAGTGGCTTGTCCTCAGACTCACTGGCTACAGGCAGCGCTCCTGCAGAGTCTCCAGTAGCATGCTCCAATTCATGCTCTTCGTTCATCTTGATGGATGATCTCTCACCCAAGTGA